Genomic window (Cyanobacteria bacterium GSL.Bin1):
TATTAGTTCAGGTAGTGGAAATATAGAGGAGTTTGCTTTTATCGATCCTGTGCATCCTACTGCATCCTTTAATGAATTTCTAGCAGCGGAAGCCAGTGAGCAAATTGCTTTAGAGTTTGCTAATTTTGGCATGGCTTAAGGGGTGACAATCAGTTGGAAAATTAGACCGGGGTTGGGTGTTAGGGATCCTTGAAGTTACTGAATCCCTAACCCCGATTCCCGATCCCCTAAAACTTTTCTCATTAACCCGATCATTTTACGATTTCTACTTTAGTGCGACCACTTCTCCTCTTCCCACCAGTTTTGATTGGTTTATGGTAATTTGAAAATCTCTAGATTATTGACAAACAAAGGAGATGCATCATGGCAGGTAGCGAATTAAAAGCAGATCTTTGGCTTACAGAATACATTACCCCTTGGGATATTTATGTGCATGGCATTACGGAAACCTTAGCTTATCAAAAAACAGCTTTTCAGGAGATGTACATTGTTCGATCCGGTGCCTATGGAAAGGGCTTAGTGTTAGATGGGAAATGGCAATCTTCTACCGTGGATGAATATCTATACCATGAAGCGTTAGTCCATCCAGCGATGATCGCGCATGGGAATCCCAAAAAAGTCCTTGTTTTAGGGGGTGGCGAAGGGGCAACGATTCGAGAGGTATTGCGTTGGCATACCGTGGAGAAGGTGAAGATGGTAGATATTGATGGCGAAGTTGTCGCCGCTTGTAAACAACATTTACCGGAAATGCACGCTGGCGCATTTGAAGATCCGCGTACTGAGTTAGTGATTGGAGATGCCCTTGCTGTTTTAGATAGTAGTGAAGAACAGTGGGATGTCGTGATTAGTGACCTCTCTGATCCGATTGAGGAAGGTCCTTCCTTTAAATTATTTACAAAAGAATTTTATGAGAAAGTGAATCGCATTCTAGCGCCTGAGGGGAAGTTTGTTTTACAAGCCGGACCAGTGGCTGATCCTTATATTGCCACTCATGCGCGTTTGGTCAACACCCTGAAAACCGTCTTTGAACATAATATTTCATATACAACGTTTGTTCCTACTTATGGCGAACCGTGGAGTTTAACCTTATCTTCCCATACAACTGTTAACACTCGTCCCGAACCAGAAGTGCTTGATCAGGTATTACAAGAGAAAACAACGGGTGGGTTACGTTTAATTGACGGCATTACTGTTTTAGGATTATTACAAACTCCAGCTTACATTCGTCGCGCGATCGCGCAACATCAAGAAATTTTTACGCTCTCAGAACCGCCCAAATTCTTTGGCAAGGGCGTGAGCAGTGATCCATTACCAAAAACCTAAGTGCAGTGGTCAAAGGGAAAGATGACTTCTGCATGATTCTTCCTCCCCTCTATGCGCTAAAGTACGGTTGAATCTGTTGAGAAGTCGCCGATTAGGCCTTCCTAAACGGGAGGCGCCTGCTACGACCGTTGGTCAAAACTTTGCCTTGCGTCACCACTTGGTCATTGAATAAATGATAAGCGTTCGACAACTTCTTGACTGTAAAGGCGAGAACCACTTTTTGTTCGCTGAGAGGAAGGAATTAAGCCAATCCGTTCATAAAAATAGAGCGTTTGTGGATTCACGCCTAAGTGATGAGAAACGTCGCTAATTTTTAACCCCATTTTTTTCTTTGCGTTCACTGTACCGATCTGTCAAATAATCAACTTGATCTCGTAAAAGTCTAGTGAATTTGTAGAGTTCTTCCATAACATCCACCACGCGATCGCGATAGCGAGAATCCTTCATCGTTCCATCTTCATTGAATTCTTGGTAGGCTTTGGCAACCGAAGACTGATTGGGAATCGTAAACATCCGCATCCATCGTCCCAAAATTCGCAGATTATTCACTGCATTAAAGGACTGCGAACCGCCACTCACTTGCATGACAGCTAATGTTTTCCCTTGTGTTGGTCGTACTGCACCTATACTCAACGGAATCCAGTCAATTTGATTTTTAAGCACGCCAGTAATATTCCCGTGCATTTCAGGAGACGACCAAACCTGACCTTCTGACCATTGGCTTAACTCGCGTAATTCTTGTACCTTGGGATGAGTATCTTCCACTTGTCCGCGCAAGGGAAGTTCATGGGGATGAAAAAATTTAACGTCTGCCCCCATCTCAGTAATAATCCGCGCTGCTTCTTCTGCAAGCAAGCGACTGTAGGAACGCTCTCTTAAAGAGCCATACAAAAATAGAATTTTCGGTGGATGATCAAAGCGGGTCATTATTCATGAATTAATAGGTAAGTTGAATTGACATTAAGCAGTTGTCGCTTAGGAACTGAGTTTGGCAATTAAAGCCTCCACTCGTTCCTTAATTTCATCTCGCACCCGGGGGAAAATTTCTGGTTGTTCTGCAGGATCATCGAGTTGCCAATCTTCAAACTCTTCACGGGTAACCCATTCCGGTGGAAGGTTAACCCCACAGCCACACAGAGAAATGACAACATCAAACTCTTCTGGATTAAATTCACTCAGGGCGTTAGAGGTTTGGTCACTGATATCAATGCCCACCTCTTTCATTGCAGCGATGGCTTCTGGGCGCACTTGACTGGCTTCAAGTCCAGAACTTGCCACACTGATTTGATCACGACCCAAAATTTTTAGAAAACCCTCTGCCATCTGCGATCGCGCTGAGTTTTTTCGACAGACAAACATAACACGCTTCATCAATCTATCTCCTTCATGCCAATGGACGCGCACAACGCGGATCGGTTAACGTCGCTTTCTCGGGTTCGCGAGGGAACCAAAACGCAGTCCGTTTACAAATTTCCACTAACATCAGCATCACAGGAACTTCAATCAGTACACCAACCACTGTCGCTAAAGCCGCCCCAGAATTCAGTCCAAAGAGGGTGACTGCTGTTGCAATGGCAACTTCAAAATGGTTACTCGCACCAATCAAAGCAGCCGGGGCAGCATCTTCGTAAAAGAGCTTCAGTTTCTGGGCTGCGACATACGTGATTAAGAAAATAAAGTTGGTCTGGATAAACAGAGGCACCGCAATCAGTAAAATATGGAACGGGTTACGGACAATTAAATCGCCCTTAAAGGCAAACAGCAGCACAAGGGTAATTAGCAAGGCAGCAATGGAAACCGGACTGAGATATTTCAAAAATACCGTTTCAAACCATTCTCTTCCCTTGTTATGCAAGATCCAACTCCGGGATACCGCCCCAGCTAGTAAGGGCAAACCCACATAAACAAGAACGGAAAGGACAATCGTTTCCCAAGGTACGGTAAGCTTATTCGCTGCTAACAACCAGCGTCCCAGTGGCGCATACAAAAACAGCATTGCCAGCGAGTTAATCGCAACCATGACCAAGGTATGTCCCTGATTA
Coding sequences:
- the arsH gene encoding arsenical resistance protein ArsH: MTRFDHPPKILFLYGSLRERSYSRLLAEEAARIITEMGADVKFFHPHELPLRGQVEDTHPKVQELRELSQWSEGQVWSSPEMHGNITGVLKNQIDWIPLSIGAVRPTQGKTLAVMQVSGGSQSFNAVNNLRILGRWMRMFTIPNQSSVAKAYQEFNEDGTMKDSRYRDRVVDVMEELYKFTRLLRDQVDYLTDRYSERKEKNGVKN
- the arsC gene encoding arsenate reductase, glutathione/glutaredoxin type, coding for MKRVMFVCRKNSARSQMAEGFLKILGRDQISVASSGLEASQVRPEAIAAMKEVGIDISDQTSNALSEFNPEEFDVVISLCGCGVNLPPEWVTREEFEDWQLDDPAEQPEIFPRVRDEIKERVEALIAKLSS
- the arsB gene encoding ACR3 family arsenite efflux transporter, translated to MSTNQSKVNPRAVQAGGKLSFFERYLTVWVALCIVAGIILGRVFPNIAVTLDRMSIYQVSIPIAICLFFMMYPIMVKIDFGQAKRAAQTPKPVILTLVVNWLIKPFTMVVFAQFFLGWLFRPLLSGTEMIRGGEIALADSYIAGAILLGIAPCTAMVLMWGYLSFSNQGHTLVMVAINSLAMLFLYAPLGRWLLAANKLTVPWETIVLSVLVYVGLPLLAGAVSRSWILHNKGREWFETVFLKYLSPVSIAALLITLVLLFAFKGDLIVRNPFHILLIAVPLFIQTNFIFLITYVAAQKLKLFYEDAAPAALIGASNHFEVAIATAVTLFGLNSGAALATVVGVLIEVPVMLMLVEICKRTAFWFPREPEKATLTDPRCARPLA
- a CDS encoding spermidine synthase — encoded protein: MAGSELKADLWLTEYITPWDIYVHGITETLAYQKTAFQEMYIVRSGAYGKGLVLDGKWQSSTVDEYLYHEALVHPAMIAHGNPKKVLVLGGGEGATIREVLRWHTVEKVKMVDIDGEVVAACKQHLPEMHAGAFEDPRTELVIGDALAVLDSSEEQWDVVISDLSDPIEEGPSFKLFTKEFYEKVNRILAPEGKFVLQAGPVADPYIATHARLVNTLKTVFEHNISYTTFVPTYGEPWSLTLSSHTTVNTRPEPEVLDQVLQEKTTGGLRLIDGITVLGLLQTPAYIRRAIAQHQEIFTLSEPPKFFGKGVSSDPLPKT